One Oncorhynchus kisutch isolate 150728-3 linkage group LG13, Okis_V2, whole genome shotgun sequence DNA window includes the following coding sequences:
- the LOC109905909 gene encoding 40S ribosomal protein S9 — protein MPVARSWVCRKTYVTPRRPFEKSRLDQELKLIGEYGLRNKREVWRVKFTLAKIRKAARELLTLDEKDPKRLFEGNALLRRLVRIGVLDEGKMKLDYILGLKVEDFLERRLQTQVFKLGLAKSIHHARVLIRQRHIRVRKQVVNIPSFVVRLDSQKHIDFSLRSPYGGGRPGRVKRKNAKKGQGGAGGADEEEED, from the exons ATGCCCGTTGCCAGGAGTTGGGTTTGTCGCAAGACATACGTCACCCCCCGCCGCCCCTTCGAGAAGTCTCGTCTCGACCAGGAGCTTAAACTTATCG GGGAGTATGGTCTGAGGAACAAGCGTGAGGTGTGGAGGGTGAAGTTCACCCTGGCCAAGATCCGCAAGGCCGCCAGAGAGCTGCTCACTCTGGATGAGAAGGACCCCAAGCGTCTTTTTGAAG GTAATGCCCTGCTCAGGCGTCTGGTGAGGATCGGTGTGCTGGATGAGGGCAAGATGAAGCTCGATTATATCCTGGGCCTGAAGGTGGAGGACTTCTTGGAGAGGAGGCTCCAGACGCAGGTTTTCAAGTTGGGCCTTGCTAAGAGCATCCACCATGCCCGCGTTCTCATCCGCCAGAGGCACATCCG tGTGCGCAAGCAGGTAGTCAACATCCCCTCCTTCGTGGTGCGCCTGGACAGCCAGAAGCACATTGACTTCTCCCTGCGTTCACCATACGGTGGCGGACGCCCCGGCCGTGTCAAGAGAAAGAATGCCAAGAAGGGCCAGGGTGGTGCTGGGGGAgctgatgaggaagaggaggattaa